The proteins below come from a single Sphaerochaeta sp. genomic window:
- a CDS encoding TonB family protein, translating to MRANWRYGVIPLTVLLCITLLWLPLPGRYEEATFAHADQAVIHLASPASQASEAKTVSLPVEKMIPPSPAPFPTPDKALLPLRALKAPAPPADLPVPTITELSALLPPLPTPSDTPAAPEKTIEAGEPEDAGTDAPSLPEEPGEQTVTNPVPDTASAERIASTPTDEVENVSVGYAEMDGDTTAPTFNTKELSKRIVYPPAAKRQRITGDVLLVLYISDTGMVDRVDILEDPGYGFGEAAKVAFLGLKGEPAMRNGKPIAVMIRYPIRFSLR from the coding sequence ATGCGCGCTAACTGGAGGTATGGGGTCATTCCCCTCACCGTTCTCCTTTGCATCACGCTCCTCTGGCTTCCCCTCCCGGGACGCTATGAAGAGGCGACCTTCGCCCATGCCGACCAGGCGGTCATCCACCTGGCGTCTCCCGCGTCCCAGGCATCAGAGGCGAAGACGGTCTCCCTGCCAGTGGAGAAAATGATACCTCCATCTCCCGCTCCGTTCCCAACCCCGGATAAAGCATTGCTCCCGCTTCGTGCACTCAAGGCACCGGCTCCTCCAGCTGACCTTCCGGTTCCCACCATCACGGAACTTTCCGCACTGCTTCCCCCGCTTCCCACTCCCTCCGATACGCCAGCAGCACCAGAGAAAACAATTGAGGCCGGAGAGCCGGAAGATGCAGGAACGGATGCTCCGTCATTACCAGAAGAACCTGGGGAACAAACCGTTACGAATCCTGTCCCTGACACCGCTTCCGCCGAGCGCATCGCGTCCACCCCCACAGATGAAGTGGAAAACGTATCGGTGGGATACGCCGAGATGGATGGGGACACCACTGCTCCAACGTTCAACACCAAAGAGCTTTCCAAACGAATTGTCTATCCCCCGGCGGCCAAGCGGCAGCGGATCACCGGGGACGTCCTGCTGGTGCTGTACATTTCCGATACCGGGATGGTTGACCGGGTGGATATCCTGGAAGACCCCGGATATGGATTCGGGGAAGCGGCCAAGGTCGCGTTTCTCGGACTCAAAGGAGAGCCAGCGATGAGAAACGGGAAACCCATTGCGGTGATGATCAGATACCCGATCCGCTTTTCTCTCCGATAA
- a CDS encoding glycerol-3-phosphate dehydrogenase, with protein sequence MEKEEIMQNTVIIAGAGTFGTALAERLCWNVSNTVILYDRDKSVVDEINKEHRNSAYFPTHILSTSIRATGDLHIFAYADQILLVIPSKVIVPFAKAIKGIANEKALVVNFAKGMSDDGAFITERIPFSRTASMKGPSFAIEVLNGLPTAFTFGGKKEDYDQFRKQILAGTSIQMDYTSDIRAVELLSILKNMYAVAIGVVSGKYNSPNVDFLIYTKCVGEMRRFLQLFGCQEEAIFRYCGIGDLGLTSLNDLSRNRTMGLLIGKGFTLDQSGTSSTIVEGYRTIKLMGEMTREKGVADDFPIVQALYRLLYEEENTNQYVTDVLESDPEPTGTIPRMTDEAFTF encoded by the coding sequence GTGGAAAAAGAGGAAATCATGCAGAACACCGTCATCATCGCCGGCGCGGGGACATTCGGGACCGCGCTTGCCGAACGCCTGTGCTGGAACGTCTCCAATACCGTCATCCTGTACGACCGTGACAAATCGGTGGTGGATGAGATCAACAAGGAGCACCGCAACAGCGCCTATTTCCCGACCCATATTCTCAGTACCTCCATCCGGGCGACCGGAGACCTCCATATTTTCGCCTACGCCGACCAGATTCTCCTGGTCATTCCGTCCAAGGTGATCGTCCCGTTCGCCAAGGCGATCAAAGGGATCGCCAATGAGAAGGCCTTGGTGGTGAACTTCGCCAAAGGGATGAGTGATGACGGAGCGTTCATCACCGAACGGATCCCGTTCAGCCGGACGGCCAGCATGAAAGGGCCGTCGTTCGCCATCGAAGTGCTCAACGGGCTTCCCACCGCCTTCACGTTTGGCGGAAAGAAAGAGGATTACGACCAGTTCCGCAAGCAGATCCTTGCCGGGACCAGCATCCAGATGGACTACACGTCGGACATCCGGGCGGTGGAGCTGCTCAGTATTCTGAAGAACATGTATGCCGTCGCCATCGGCGTGGTCTCCGGCAAGTACAACAGCCCGAACGTCGACTTTTTGATCTACACCAAGTGCGTCGGAGAGATGCGCAGGTTCCTCCAGCTGTTCGGCTGCCAGGAAGAGGCAATCTTTCGCTACTGTGGCATCGGGGACCTGGGACTGACCTCATTGAACGATCTTTCCCGCAACCGCACCATGGGTCTGTTGATCGGAAAAGGCTTCACGTTGGACCAGAGCGGTACTTCCTCCACCATCGTGGAAGGATACCGGACGATCAAGCTGATGGGAGAGATGACCCGGGAGAAGGGCGTAGCCGATGACTTCCCCATCGTCCAGGCGCTGTACCGGCTCCTGTACGAAGAAGAGAACACCAACCAGTACGTCACCGATGTGCTGGAATCCGACCCCGAACCCACCGGGACGATTCCCCGGATGACGGATGAAGCATTCACCTTCTGA
- a CDS encoding Mrp/NBP35 family ATP-binding protein: MPEGIDFEQQIAQDRAIKEHMDAIGKKILVMSGKGGVGKTTVTINLANALVDSGRTVGILDTDLHGPNVAKMLGCEGASLVSNDEGKTFEPVQVRPGLKVMSLAFATQEDQPIVWRGPMKMSAIRQFLEQANWGPLDYLLIDSPPGTGDEQLTVCQSIRSMTGSIIVTTPQDVAILDARRSVNFSKQLKLPVLGVVENMSGLICPHCGEEIDLFGKGGGKKLAEETGVPFLGSIPIELPVREDEDKGTSVLKDKPQSASTKAFLAIAAQIDGSKA, translated from the coding sequence ATGCCGGAAGGAATTGATTTTGAACAACAGATCGCCCAGGATCGGGCGATCAAGGAACATATGGATGCCATCGGGAAGAAGATCCTGGTGATGAGCGGCAAGGGCGGCGTGGGGAAGACCACGGTGACGATCAACCTTGCCAACGCATTGGTGGACAGCGGACGGACGGTGGGCATTCTGGACACCGATCTGCACGGCCCCAATGTGGCCAAGATGCTGGGGTGCGAAGGCGCCTCGCTGGTCAGCAACGACGAAGGAAAGACGTTCGAACCGGTTCAGGTCCGTCCCGGTCTGAAGGTGATGAGCCTGGCGTTCGCCACCCAGGAGGACCAGCCGATCGTCTGGAGGGGCCCGATGAAGATGAGCGCCATCCGTCAGTTCCTGGAACAGGCCAACTGGGGACCGCTGGACTATCTGTTGATCGACTCGCCTCCGGGGACGGGGGATGAACAGTTGACCGTCTGCCAGTCGATCCGTTCGATGACTGGCTCGATCATCGTCACCACGCCACAGGACGTGGCCATTCTGGACGCCCGCCGCTCGGTGAATTTCTCCAAACAGTTGAAACTCCCCGTGCTGGGGGTCGTCGAGAACATGAGTGGTTTGATCTGCCCGCACTGCGGAGAGGAGATCGACCTGTTCGGCAAGGGTGGCGGGAAGAAGCTTGCCGAGGAGACGGGAGTGCCGTTCCTCGGTTCGATCCCCATCGAACTACCGGTGCGGGAGGATGAGGACAAGGGGACCAGCGTGCTGAAGGACAAACCGCAGAGCGCGTCGACCAAAGCATTCCTTGCCATTGCCGCCCAGATTGACGGGAGCAAGGCATGA
- a CDS encoding MotA/TolQ/ExbB proton channel family protein, with protein sequence MEQTTFLSLMYAGGAVMWPLFGLLALAVVVIVERVITFALVSGKRAVLDRTKAERLLSLLDLITMISPVLGFLGTVTGMINAFKAVSNAATVQLQVVASGLYEALYTTAFGLIIAVITTLASHLLGLWLDSLCDEDPKK encoded by the coding sequence ATGGAGCAGACGACGTTCCTGTCCTTGATGTATGCCGGAGGTGCGGTCATGTGGCCGCTCTTCGGCCTGTTGGCGCTTGCCGTCGTGGTGATCGTCGAGCGGGTCATCACGTTTGCGTTGGTGAGCGGAAAAAGGGCCGTGCTGGATCGCACCAAGGCGGAACGCCTGCTCTCCCTTCTTGACCTCATCACCATGATCAGTCCCGTCCTGGGATTCCTCGGGACGGTGACGGGGATGATCAACGCATTCAAGGCGGTGAGCAACGCCGCAACAGTACAACTGCAGGTGGTGGCATCCGGCTTGTACGAAGCGTTGTACACCACTGCCTTCGGCCTGATCATCGCCGTCATCACGACTCTGGCCAGCCACCTGCTCGGCCTTTGGTTGGACAGCCTATGCGACGAAGACCCAAAGAAATAG
- a CDS encoding alpha-galactosidase, translating into MIEKTDNVFTLSTHSTTYLFRVNETGHLEHLYYGPRLSLTEGDLDAIREKRHLGIGTGVAYDNDHDTLFLENLCMEYSTEGKGDYRIPMVSIAYGNGKRTLDFVYQEQDGEIIKGKPVIAGIGAQSYGAPEECQTLSVHLKDRVLDVALTLTYTTFDACDVIARSATVTNHTDKLMVVHNLASLQLDLFDDRWNLTTFHGAWAREREKDTRPIFPGTMVNESRSGVSSAEHNPLVFLSRPEATENFGNVIGCNLVYSGNHRESVEVSPFGKTRLLSGINPDLFSWKLEDGKSFTSPEAVLTFSAAGFSQASAQFHAFVNNHILRGVWKFRERPVLLNSWEASYFHFTEDSLFKLAKQASSLGVELFVLDDGWFGSRDDDTTSLGDWHVNLNKFPSGLSTLAQKIHNLGMMFGLWVEPEMVNKDSQLYREHPDWMIAINGREPSVGRHQYLLDLTRKEVREYLFDTISDVFQQCDVNYVKWDMNRVFSDIDSRNKEIANLGEYSHRYVLSLYRLLDRFTKAFPNVLFEGCASGGNRFDLGMLCYCSQIWVSDNTDAYSRLSIQEGTSYGYPPSTMGCHVSQCPNHQTLRVTPLASRFNVACFGSLGYELDVTTLSHEEKQEIAEEIAFYRQFRAIFQFGSFSRIRHDDIIQWICASPDRNTLLVLWFQSLNPANTGNDLLLVPQAKEGVIYDVFPRQQRIPLSVFGSLIKRSGIPGSQNETVRNLAADNVSLPGELEHYTVSGSVLKYAGIKLNQQFSGTGFDGETRLLGDFGSRLYVIKKH; encoded by the coding sequence ATGATCGAGAAAACTGACAACGTCTTCACGCTCTCTACTCACTCTACCACATATTTGTTTCGCGTCAACGAGACGGGACATCTGGAACATCTGTACTACGGTCCGCGTCTTTCCCTGACGGAAGGCGACCTTGACGCCATCCGGGAAAAACGCCACCTGGGCATCGGTACGGGTGTCGCGTACGACAATGATCATGACACGTTGTTTCTGGAAAACCTCTGCATGGAGTATTCCACCGAAGGCAAAGGGGATTACCGTATCCCGATGGTCTCCATCGCCTACGGAAACGGCAAACGTACGTTGGATTTCGTCTATCAGGAACAGGATGGGGAGATCATCAAAGGGAAACCGGTGATCGCCGGCATCGGGGCGCAATCCTATGGAGCTCCTGAGGAATGCCAGACGCTGAGCGTCCATTTGAAAGACCGTGTGCTGGACGTGGCCCTGACGTTGACCTACACCACGTTCGATGCCTGTGATGTGATCGCCCGCTCCGCCACGGTGACCAACCATACGGACAAACTGATGGTCGTCCATAACCTTGCGTCCCTCCAGCTGGACCTGTTTGATGACCGTTGGAACCTCACCACGTTCCATGGGGCGTGGGCCAGGGAACGGGAGAAGGATACCCGCCCGATCTTTCCGGGAACAATGGTCAACGAAAGCCGCAGCGGCGTCTCGTCGGCGGAACACAACCCGCTGGTGTTCCTCTCCCGCCCTGAAGCCACGGAAAACTTCGGTAATGTGATCGGATGCAACCTGGTGTACAGTGGCAACCATCGGGAATCGGTGGAAGTCAGTCCGTTCGGCAAAACCCGGCTTCTTTCCGGCATCAACCCTGATCTGTTCAGCTGGAAATTGGAAGACGGAAAATCGTTCACCAGCCCGGAAGCCGTCCTGACGTTCAGCGCCGCCGGCTTCAGCCAAGCCAGCGCCCAGTTCCACGCATTCGTCAACAATCATATTCTCCGTGGCGTCTGGAAGTTCCGGGAGCGTCCCGTCCTCCTGAACAGCTGGGAAGCCTCGTACTTCCATTTCACCGAGGATTCCTTGTTCAAACTGGCCAAGCAGGCCAGCTCTCTGGGTGTGGAGCTGTTTGTCCTGGATGATGGTTGGTTTGGTTCCCGTGATGATGACACCACAAGCCTAGGAGACTGGCACGTCAACTTGAACAAGTTTCCTTCCGGTCTCTCCACACTGGCGCAGAAGATCCACAATCTTGGCATGATGTTCGGACTCTGGGTGGAACCGGAGATGGTCAACAAGGACAGCCAGTTGTATCGAGAGCATCCCGACTGGATGATCGCCATCAACGGACGGGAGCCGTCCGTCGGCCGGCATCAGTACCTGTTGGATCTTACCCGCAAGGAAGTGCGCGAGTATCTGTTCGACACCATCTCCGACGTGTTCCAGCAGTGTGATGTCAACTACGTCAAATGGGACATGAACCGGGTTTTCTCCGACATTGATTCCCGTAACAAGGAGATTGCCAACCTCGGGGAATATTCCCACCGGTATGTGCTCTCCCTGTACCGACTCCTTGACCGATTCACCAAGGCATTCCCCAATGTTCTGTTCGAGGGATGCGCTTCCGGTGGCAACCGGTTCGACCTGGGAATGCTCTGTTATTGCAGCCAGATCTGGGTGAGCGACAACACCGACGCCTACAGCAGGCTCTCCATCCAGGAAGGTACCAGCTACGGGTATCCGCCCTCGACGATGGGATGCCATGTCAGCCAGTGCCCCAACCACCAGACGCTCCGTGTCACCCCACTGGCAAGCCGGTTCAACGTCGCCTGTTTTGGCAGTCTTGGATATGAACTGGATGTCACGACATTGAGTCATGAGGAAAAGCAGGAGATCGCGGAAGAGATCGCCTTCTACCGGCAGTTCCGCGCCATCTTCCAGTTCGGCTCGTTCAGCAGGATCCGCCATGACGACATCATCCAATGGATATGCGCCAGCCCGGATCGAAACACGTTGCTCGTCCTGTGGTTCCAAAGCCTCAATCCGGCAAATACCGGCAATGATCTTCTGCTGGTCCCTCAGGCGAAGGAAGGCGTCATCTACGACGTATTCCCCCGCCAGCAACGCATCCCGTTGTCCGTATTCGGCTCCCTGATCAAACGGTCAGGAATTCCGGGAAGCCAGAACGAAACGGTGCGGAACCTTGCCGCAGACAACGTGTCATTGCCGGGGGAGCTCGAACACTATACGGTAAGCGGAAGCGTGCTGAAATACGCCGGCATCAAACTGAACCAACAGTTCAGCGGTACCGGCTTTGATGGCGAGACCCGTCTCTTGGGAGACTTCGGGTCACGGCTTTATGTGATCAAAAAGCACTGA
- a CDS encoding biopolymer transporter ExbD, whose amino-acid sequence MEHKHVPQTSMGDIAFLLLLFFLVFAITTKTVPAQIDEAESLTYEQLTETYPTVYLASDGTIYYQEQMITPEQLPSVPEANLMADKATPFSLVEPVITQLKENGVTTLHLLVEAEDAR is encoded by the coding sequence ATGGAACATAAGCACGTCCCACAAACATCCATGGGGGACATCGCATTCCTCCTGCTCCTCTTTTTCCTGGTGTTCGCCATCACCACCAAAACCGTTCCGGCGCAGATTGATGAAGCGGAAAGCCTCACCTATGAACAACTCACCGAAACCTATCCGACCGTCTATCTGGCTTCCGATGGAACCATCTATTACCAGGAACAGATGATCACGCCAGAGCAGTTGCCTTCCGTCCCGGAAGCCAATCTCATGGCGGACAAGGCCACCCCATTCTCGCTCGTCGAACCGGTCATCACCCAGCTGAAGGAAAACGGGGTGACCACCCTGCACCTGCTGGTGGAGGCAGAGGATGCGCGCTAA
- a CDS encoding biopolymer transporter ExbD: MRRRPKEIAQSSDIAFLLIFFFLLLAGLESSKALTLRQSTATASSQETTISLVLEADGSVRYQGTPLTGTNLENLLATVKQADISIQDTTPWQNVVDLLSLANQTGTEVSIHGT, from the coding sequence ATGCGACGAAGACCCAAAGAAATAGCCCAGTCCAGCGACATCGCTTTCCTGTTGATCTTCTTCTTCCTGCTCCTTGCCGGTCTGGAATCTTCCAAAGCATTGACGCTGCGACAATCCACCGCCACAGCCTCTTCCCAGGAGACCACCATTTCCCTGGTCCTTGAAGCGGACGGTTCCGTCCGGTACCAAGGAACACCCCTCACGGGAACAAATTTGGAAAACCTGCTTGCTACGGTGAAGCAAGCGGACATCTCCATCCAAGACACCACCCCCTGGCAGAACGTGGTGGACCTGCTTTCCCTCGCCAACCAAACCGGTACGGAGGTATCGATCCATGGAACATAA
- a CDS encoding FAD-dependent oxidoreductase yields the protein MSSRTIIIGNGIAGFTVASALAKAGKDVIQYSEEPCGFYSRIKLPQVLCDEDAMEKLPAAQCPVYLKQGNVTAFDPVAKTVTLKDGQTDRYDNLVLATGSRGRSLPIFSGVNGVTTLRTLADAKLLSHELKDPVCVLGGGLLGVESARAIASKGFSVTVLEGGPHILCRQLNEDAADILRAKLKADGLGIEEAFAVDSVEQQDGNITAVVSKEGKRVPCRTMLLSVGVNPEVTLARNAGLRVERAIVVDDHLRTSAPDVYAIGDCAQYQGMVPGIMPVAMGMANTLTQILLGKDATYEPPQLMTRLKDTSFDLISIGSIEGKAIEQTDGDRHIFLFTHDGILCGAILLNAADQLAKVKEGMGKPFSAF from the coding sequence ATGAGTAGTAGAACAATCATCATTGGAAACGGCATCGCCGGATTTACCGTAGCGTCTGCGCTCGCCAAGGCGGGGAAGGACGTCATTCAATACAGTGAGGAACCCTGTGGGTTCTACAGCAGGATCAAGCTCCCCCAGGTGCTGTGTGACGAAGACGCCATGGAAAAACTCCCCGCCGCCCAGTGTCCTGTCTATTTGAAACAAGGGAACGTCACCGCCTTCGATCCCGTGGCGAAAACCGTCACGTTGAAAGACGGCCAGACGGATCGGTATGATAATCTGGTGCTTGCCACCGGCTCGCGGGGCAGGAGCCTCCCGATCTTCTCCGGGGTGAATGGCGTTACGACGCTTCGTACGCTTGCCGATGCCAAACTGCTCTCCCATGAGCTGAAGGATCCGGTGTGCGTGCTGGGCGGTGGATTGCTTGGCGTGGAATCGGCCAGAGCCATCGCGTCCAAGGGCTTTTCCGTCACCGTACTGGAAGGTGGGCCGCACATTCTCTGCCGGCAGTTGAACGAGGATGCGGCGGATATTCTTCGTGCGAAACTCAAGGCGGATGGCCTTGGCATTGAAGAAGCGTTTGCCGTCGATTCGGTGGAACAGCAGGACGGAAACATCACCGCCGTGGTGTCCAAGGAAGGCAAGCGGGTGCCATGCCGCACCATGCTGCTGTCCGTTGGCGTCAACCCGGAAGTGACGCTGGCCCGGAACGCGGGCCTCAGGGTGGAGCGTGCCATCGTGGTGGACGACCACCTGCGAACCTCGGCCCCGGATGTCTATGCCATCGGGGATTGCGCCCAGTATCAGGGCATGGTGCCAGGCATCATGCCGGTGGCCATGGGAATGGCCAACACCCTCACCCAGATTCTTCTGGGGAAGGATGCGACCTACGAACCACCCCAGTTGATGACACGGCTGAAGGACACGTCGTTTGATTTGATCAGCATCGGTTCCATTGAAGGGAAGGCGATCGAACAGACAGACGGGGACCGTCACATTTTCCTGTTCACCCATGACGGAATCCTCTGCGGCGCCATTCTGCTGAATGCTGCCGACCAGCTGGCCAAGGTGAAAGAAGGGATGGGAAAGCCGTTCAGTGCTTTTTGA
- a CDS encoding SIMPL domain-containing protein (The SIMPL domain is named for its presence in mouse protein SIMPL (signalling molecule that associates with mouse pelle-like kinase). Bacterial member BP26, from Brucella, was shown to assemble into a channel-like structure, while YggE from E. coli has been associated with resistance to oxidative stress.) gives MRRIRTAIVALLAIGALVLAGCATTEAVQGTITVTGSGTVEVKPDMASFRVTAKETRDTTKEAQNATNEKVAQVLALLRAQGVAEDDITTQSLNLYTEYTWENNKQQKVGESCSQTLSVKLRDLSQLGSVLDQLGGIDSLSLDSIQFDKADKSAELAEARRKAALDAKQKAGVYAETYHMILGSPLSVTEGTTATQPVYRNAKLALAVASEAMTATEAPSGVLSLNAVVTVVFGAGN, from the coding sequence ATGAGACGGATACGCACAGCCATTGTGGCTTTGCTCGCCATCGGAGCTCTGGTGCTGGCCGGATGCGCCACCACCGAAGCGGTGCAGGGGACGATCACCGTAACCGGAAGCGGTACGGTGGAGGTGAAGCCGGATATGGCCTCGTTCCGTGTCACGGCGAAGGAGACGCGGGATACCACCAAGGAAGCGCAGAACGCTACCAACGAGAAGGTTGCCCAAGTGCTGGCTCTCTTGCGCGCCCAAGGCGTGGCGGAAGATGACATCACCACGCAGAGCCTGAATCTGTACACCGAGTATACTTGGGAGAACAACAAACAGCAGAAAGTGGGGGAGAGTTGCTCCCAGACCCTCTCCGTCAAGCTTCGCGATCTCTCCCAGCTGGGCAGTGTGCTCGACCAGCTTGGCGGCATCGACTCCTTGTCGCTGGATTCCATCCAGTTCGACAAGGCGGATAAATCAGCGGAACTCGCCGAAGCGAGGAGAAAAGCGGCTCTGGATGCCAAGCAGAAAGCCGGCGTGTATGCCGAGACCTACCATATGATCTTGGGCTCTCCGCTTTCCGTCACGGAAGGCACCACGGCTACCCAGCCGGTGTACCGCAACGCGAAACTCGCCTTGGCCGTCGCTTCCGAAGCGATGACGGCGACGGAAGCACCCAGCGGTGTCTTGTCTCTCAACGCGGTAGTAACGGTGGTCTTTGGGGCGGGAAACTGA
- a CDS encoding NUDIX hydrolase, giving the protein MSDPFGVGDSKDTSHLVWKDVSPVRVSYHGPIFDVALVDRLSTDGRKGTFVEVLCPEWITVIPWYRASDGRPMFIMEQQFRHGAAAVTREFPAGLVEKGEDPKDAALRELMEETGCTTRTITKLGDINPNSAFMSNRANFFLAEGLEPVSGQHLDKNEQLDVLSVPVEEVMRDIGTGMYDNGIMMIAMGFFLKESRKRPELLPQGGNR; this is encoded by the coding sequence ATGAGCGATCCCTTCGGCGTCGGTGACAGCAAGGATACTTCCCACCTGGTGTGGAAGGATGTCTCTCCGGTCCGTGTTTCCTATCATGGCCCGATTTTTGACGTGGCGTTGGTGGATCGTCTGTCCACCGACGGGCGCAAGGGAACCTTCGTCGAGGTGCTCTGTCCCGAGTGGATCACCGTAATTCCCTGGTACCGGGCTTCGGACGGCAGGCCGATGTTCATCATGGAGCAGCAGTTCCGGCATGGGGCTGCTGCCGTTACCAGGGAATTTCCCGCAGGGCTGGTGGAGAAGGGGGAGGATCCCAAGGACGCCGCGCTGAGGGAGTTGATGGAAGAGACGGGGTGCACAACCCGCACGATCACCAAGCTTGGGGACATCAATCCGAACAGCGCGTTCATGTCCAACCGGGCGAATTTCTTTCTTGCCGAGGGCTTGGAGCCGGTTTCCGGCCAACATCTGGACAAGAACGAGCAATTGGATGTCCTGTCCGTCCCGGTCGAAGAGGTGATGCGGGACATCGGGACGGGTATGTACGACAACGGCATCATGATGATCGCCATGGGGTTCTTTTTGAAGGAATCCCGGAAGCGACCGGAGTTGCTGCCCCAAGGAGGGAACAGATGA
- a CDS encoding helix-turn-helix domain-containing protein has product MRVGEKTHHIDITINSGSKLLLPIIKEHYPNAIILEKNENEDELIAMEQSPVYQEGKRLLQIPGNRLFVFRNKKGFTQQQLAQQAGVRRETISLLEHGKRHLGVNLAKKLAPPLGVGYKDLLPDEEN; this is encoded by the coding sequence ATGCGGGTAGGAGAGAAAACGCACCATATTGACATCACCATCAACTCGGGGAGCAAGCTCCTTCTCCCCATTATCAAGGAGCATTATCCCAATGCGATTATTTTGGAGAAAAACGAAAATGAAGATGAGCTGATCGCCATGGAACAGTCCCCCGTATACCAGGAAGGGAAACGACTCTTGCAGATTCCCGGCAACCGGCTGTTCGTCTTCCGGAACAAAAAGGGCTTCACCCAACAGCAGCTTGCCCAACAGGCAGGCGTGAGGCGTGAGACGATTTCCCTGCTGGAGCATGGGAAGCGGCACCTGGGCGTCAACCTGGCGAAGAAGCTCGCCCCTCCGCTGGGAGTTGGGTACAAGGATCTTCTCCCGGACGAAGAGAACTGA